In a genomic window of Brucella anthropi ATCC 49188:
- a CDS encoding flagellar motor protein MotB gives MSIDPETKREIIIVRRGGHDDHDSHHGGVWKIAYADFMTAMMAFFLVMWLINAANEETKAAVASYFNPVKLMDRHSSSKGVQDVEEKDGKVRYESDQKIENSTKVINDTTVAPPSDQEERQLFREPYAVLSELAHETGVLQNQSAKGDGGTSQSGPATGAEGGEAYRDPFSPDYWSSKAVDDLTPPDAAPAAPPKPETAQPKPEETAKPAETQEQLIADLKKAAEGEAAKEGAEAKKAEPMPDVTVVPVDGGVMIQLTDKIDYGMFTIGSAKPDARVVQMLERIAQVISRQPGEVIISGHTDARPFKSATYDNWRLSSARAQMAYYMLVRGGLDEKRVLRVEGYADRQPKNASDPNAAENRRIDIFLKSAP, from the coding sequence ATGAGCATCGATCCCGAAACCAAACGTGAGATCATCATTGTTCGCCGGGGCGGGCACGACGATCATGACAGCCATCATGGTGGCGTGTGGAAGATTGCCTATGCCGACTTCATGACTGCAATGATGGCCTTCTTCCTCGTCATGTGGCTCATCAATGCCGCCAATGAGGAAACCAAGGCAGCGGTTGCCAGCTATTTCAACCCCGTCAAGCTGATGGACCGGCATTCAAGCTCCAAAGGCGTGCAGGACGTCGAGGAAAAAGACGGCAAGGTTCGCTATGAGAGCGACCAGAAGATCGAAAACAGCACGAAGGTCATCAACGATACGACGGTTGCGCCGCCAAGCGACCAGGAAGAGCGCCAGCTTTTCCGCGAACCCTATGCAGTCCTCTCGGAACTGGCTCATGAAACCGGTGTTCTGCAGAACCAGTCGGCCAAGGGCGATGGCGGCACCTCGCAATCCGGTCCGGCAACGGGTGCCGAAGGCGGTGAAGCCTATCGCGATCCGTTCAGCCCGGATTACTGGTCGAGCAAGGCTGTCGATGACCTGACCCCGCCTGATGCTGCGCCTGCCGCACCACCTAAGCCGGAAACAGCACAGCCGAAGCCGGAGGAGACTGCAAAGCCTGCAGAAACGCAGGAGCAGCTTATTGCCGACCTGAAGAAGGCAGCTGAGGGCGAAGCCGCGAAAGAAGGCGCTGAGGCGAAGAAAGCCGAGCCGATGCCGGATGTGACGGTCGTTCCGGTCGATGGCGGTGTGATGATCCAGCTCACCGACAAGATCGATTATGGCATGTTCACCATCGGCTCGGCCAAGCCGGATGCCCGCGTGGTGCAGATGCTGGAGCGTATAGCGCAGGTGATTTCCCGCCAGCCGGGTGAAGTCATCATCAGCGGGCATACGGATGCGCGCCCATTCAAGAGCGCGACCTATGATAACTGGCGTCTGTCTTCGGCGCGGGCGCAGATGGCTTATTACATGCTGGTTCGCGGCGGGCTCGATGAAAAGCGTGTGCTGCGCGTTGAAGGCTATGCTGACCGCCAGCCCAAGAACGCCAGCGATCCGAATGCGGCTGAAAACCGCCGCATTGATATCTTTCTCAAGTCTGCCCCATGA
- a CDS encoding flagellar basal body P-ring protein FlgI, producing the protein MRKTCAAQIATLFAVLALVFQPVAGFADESSKNAREFGSAVDADADWLGSGGDPSKMAYAELGRGSAVARLKDIATIQGVRENQLVGYGLVIGLKGTGDSLRNSPFTEQSMRAMLDNLGISAPRNSTRSKNTAAVIVTANLPAFAGAGSRIDVTVSSLGDATSLQGGTLVMTQLMGADNQIYAVAQGNMIVSGFAAEGEAASVTQGVPTSGRIPNGALVEREVAGNFGKETEMIVELRDPDFTTAVRAADTINVFAKRRYGRGVAIARDAKTIRLSRPKNVPAARFLAELEGLPITTDEVARVVVDERTGTVVIGEKVRISKVAISHGSLTVRVTETPMVVQPEPFSDGVTAVEPNTDIAVNQQNAKIGILTGANLENLVKGLNQIGVKPTGIIAILQAIKTSGALHAELVVQ; encoded by the coding sequence GTGAGAAAAACTTGCGCCGCCCAGATCGCCACTTTGTTCGCCGTCCTGGCGCTCGTTTTCCAGCCTGTTGCAGGATTTGCGGACGAGTCGTCGAAGAATGCGCGGGAATTCGGTTCCGCAGTGGATGCTGATGCCGATTGGCTTGGCTCGGGTGGCGATCCGTCGAAAATGGCCTATGCCGAACTTGGCCGGGGAAGCGCGGTTGCGCGCCTGAAGGATATCGCCACCATTCAGGGCGTGCGCGAAAACCAGCTTGTGGGCTATGGTCTTGTCATCGGCCTCAAGGGCACCGGTGACAGCCTGCGCAATTCGCCGTTCACCGAACAGTCCATGCGCGCCATGCTGGACAATCTCGGCATCAGCGCGCCGCGCAACTCCACCCGCTCTAAAAACACGGCTGCGGTCATCGTGACAGCGAACCTGCCCGCCTTTGCCGGTGCCGGTTCGCGCATCGATGTGACGGTATCGTCACTCGGCGATGCGACGTCGCTGCAGGGCGGCACACTGGTCATGACCCAGCTCATGGGTGCCGACAATCAGATTTATGCCGTTGCGCAGGGCAACATGATCGTGTCCGGCTTTGCGGCGGAAGGTGAAGCCGCAAGCGTGACGCAGGGTGTGCCGACTTCCGGTCGCATCCCCAATGGCGCGCTGGTCGAACGCGAAGTGGCGGGTAATTTCGGCAAGGAAACCGAAATGATCGTCGAGCTGCGCGATCCTGATTTCACCACTGCCGTGCGCGCTGCCGACACGATCAATGTCTTCGCCAAGCGCCGTTATGGTCGCGGTGTCGCTATTGCGCGCGACGCCAAGACGATCCGCCTGTCGCGTCCGAAGAACGTGCCTGCCGCACGTTTCCTCGCAGAGCTTGAAGGCCTGCCGATCACGACTGACGAAGTGGCGCGTGTGGTGGTTGACGAACGGACAGGAACTGTCGTCATCGGCGAGAAGGTGCGTATCTCCAAAGTGGCGATCAGCCATGGCAGCTTGACGGTTCGTGTAACAGAAACCCCGATGGTCGTTCAGCCAGAGCCGTTCAGCGATGGTGTAACGGCTGTCGAACCGAACACCGATATCGCCGTCAACCAGCAGAACGCCAAGATTGGCATTCTGACCGGCGCAAATCTTGAAAATCTGGTGAAGGGCCTGAACCAGATCGGCGTGAAGCCGACCGGCATCATCGCAATATTGCAAGCTATCAAGACATCCGGCGCGCTTCATGCGGAACTGGTGGTGCAATGA
- the flgA gene encoding flagellar basal body P-ring formation chaperone FlgA, with protein sequence MGCVKAIFQKKRLVLAGGFLLAAMAGASAADRIAFVVPSATVYPGQIVSDTALLEKQFFINAPAATQYVLSPDQAAGKVARKTLLPGKPILVSALGEPSLVTRGVPAPLVFTAGTLTITAMGTPLESGAVGDFIKVRNVDSGIIVSGTVLANGRIQVGMQ encoded by the coding sequence ATGGGCTGTGTGAAGGCGATCTTTCAAAAGAAAAGGCTGGTTCTTGCCGGTGGCTTCCTGCTTGCCGCAATGGCTGGTGCAAGTGCGGCAGACCGCATCGCCTTTGTGGTGCCTTCGGCCACCGTCTATCCCGGCCAGATCGTAAGCGATACGGCATTGCTGGAGAAGCAGTTCTTCATCAATGCGCCGGCGGCGACCCAATATGTGCTGTCCCCGGATCAGGCGGCAGGCAAGGTGGCGCGCAAGACGCTGCTCCCCGGCAAGCCGATCCTCGTTTCCGCATTGGGGGAGCCGTCTCTGGTTACACGCGGTGTACCGGCGCCGCTGGTCTTTACCGCCGGTACGCTGACCATAACCGCCATGGGCACGCCGCTTGAATCCGGCGCGGTTGGCGACTTCATCAAGGTTCGTAACGTCGATAGCGGCATCATCGTGTCCGGCACGGTGCTGGCCAATGGGCGCATTCAGGTGGGGATGCAGTGA
- a CDS encoding MotE family protein, producing MTMAHKMIRYGSAVALLLAASAPALAQQAVTPAQAPVEASAAQQLASSPPLGNLDEIRKFCGNIDDQAADARYALQAKQLTELKADVEERMRALEEKRREYEMWLKRRDEFVSKAQDSLVDIISKMKPDAAAAQMALIGDEAAAALILKLNPRVSSIILNEMPPEKAAKLARVIVGSQRTTTAPQAVKDQSGRDQRAAAQSGNTVQ from the coding sequence ATGACCATGGCTCATAAAATGATCCGGTATGGTTCGGCAGTAGCGCTGCTTCTGGCTGCCTCCGCTCCGGCATTGGCGCAGCAGGCGGTGACGCCAGCTCAAGCACCAGTAGAGGCATCGGCGGCACAGCAGCTTGCTTCTTCGCCGCCGCTTGGCAACCTCGATGAAATCCGCAAGTTCTGCGGCAATATCGACGATCAGGCGGCGGACGCCCGCTACGCGCTGCAGGCCAAGCAATTGACCGAGCTGAAGGCCGATGTCGAGGAACGGATGCGTGCGCTTGAGGAAAAGCGCCGGGAATATGAAATGTGGCTGAAGCGCCGCGACGAGTTTGTCAGCAAGGCGCAGGATTCGCTGGTCGACATCATCTCGAAAATGAAGCCCGATGCAGCGGCGGCGCAGATGGCGCTGATTGGCGACGAAGCGGCGGCAGCCCTGATCCTCAAGCTCAACCCGCGCGTATCCAGCATCATCCTCAATGAAATGCCGCCGGAAAAGGCCGCCAAGCTGGCACGCGTCATCGTCGGTTCGCAGCGCACGACGACTGCACCGCAGGCTGTGAAGGATCAGTCGGGCAGGGATCAGCGCGCCGCGGCGCAGTCCGGGAATACGGTTCAATGA
- a CDS encoding chemotaxis protein yields the protein MMRLAKRSLLACVAGLSLMGAAYPAFSQMQTLAETRALPVLEPYKLVRSLRMLQDQVVAGKPEAVVMLNKLLGFVSADMGRASNDVWSNPENVYAAIIYLFNGGNPEAVRKVLADLKTDAVPPELVKGALAYASGQTIEVVKLFSVPLSPDVPAELKASIVLVTASQMTAFDPATALMRLDQVRLDAPGTLFEEAAIRRSMPIAAKLGDADKIRLLSRNYLQRFPRSPYMRDFMAQFVDAAVKLNDRIGNAELAKLIGSADPVMQYSLYLQIARGALVDGQTERARFMSAEAKKLADRLKADPTRANLYAAASDVASDSAGSALRELSQISPDKLQERDRKLLKAAEAVGTVVTRTPDALPPAKPALTERDVPPMAVADSQEHEAVKPEPTPAGVSMKPVKNQPEDDLQKTMEDARRKLAEIDALLGKTVQ from the coding sequence ATGATGCGGCTCGCCAAGCGCTCCTTGCTGGCATGTGTTGCAGGCTTGTCCCTGATGGGAGCGGCGTACCCGGCTTTTTCGCAAATGCAAACACTGGCTGAGACCCGCGCGCTGCCGGTGCTGGAGCCTTACAAGCTCGTGCGTTCGCTGCGCATGTTGCAGGATCAGGTCGTCGCCGGAAAACCGGAAGCAGTGGTGATGCTGAACAAGCTTCTGGGCTTTGTCAGCGCGGATATGGGCCGAGCGTCGAATGACGTCTGGAGCAATCCGGAAAATGTCTATGCGGCGATCATCTATCTCTTCAACGGCGGCAATCCGGAAGCGGTGCGCAAGGTTCTTGCCGACCTCAAGACCGATGCGGTGCCGCCGGAGCTGGTCAAGGGCGCATTGGCCTATGCTTCCGGCCAGACGATTGAGGTGGTGAAACTTTTCTCGGTCCCGCTTTCGCCTGATGTTCCGGCGGAACTGAAGGCATCCATCGTGCTTGTCACCGCTAGCCAGATGACCGCCTTCGACCCAGCGACGGCCTTGATGCGGCTTGATCAGGTGCGACTCGATGCGCCGGGCACCTTGTTTGAGGAAGCGGCAATCCGCCGTTCGATGCCGATTGCGGCCAAGCTCGGCGATGCCGACAAGATCAGGCTCCTGTCGCGCAACTATCTCCAGCGCTTTCCGCGTTCGCCCTATATGCGTGATTTCATGGCGCAGTTTGTCGATGCTGCGGTGAAACTCAACGACCGTATCGGCAATGCGGAGCTGGCAAAACTGATCGGCTCTGCCGATCCGGTGATGCAATATTCGCTTTATCTACAAATCGCGCGCGGTGCGCTTGTAGATGGCCAGACGGAGCGGGCGCGTTTCATGTCGGCAGAGGCGAAGAAACTTGCTGACAGGCTGAAGGCCGACCCTACCCGCGCCAATCTTTATGCTGCTGCAAGCGATGTGGCTTCGGATTCGGCGGGCAGCGCGCTGCGTGAACTGTCGCAGATTTCACCCGACAAATTGCAGGAGCGTGACCGGAAATTGTTGAAGGCCGCTGAAGCGGTCGGCACGGTGGTTACACGCACTCCAGATGCTTTGCCGCCTGCAAAACCTGCCCTCACCGAACGGGATGTGCCGCCAATGGCAGTGGCGGATTCGCAGGAGCATGAGGCCGTAAAACCTGAGCCGACCCCGGCGGGGGTTAGCATGAAGCCGGTCAAGAACCAGCCGGAAGACGACTTGCAGAAAACGATGGAAGATGCGCGGCGCAAGCTCGCAGAGATCGATGCCTTGCTAGGAAAGACCGTTCAATGA
- the fliP gene encoding flagellar type III secretion system pore protein FliP (The bacterial flagellar biogenesis protein FliP forms a type III secretion system (T3SS)-type pore required for flagellar assembly.): protein MKKLLGLGVLLTLALTVSAQAQQPLTLDNLLPAGSGAASGQIVQLFGLLTVLSIAPGLLIMVTSFTRFAIAFSLLRSGLGLQTAPASMVMISLALFMTFYVMAPAFDRAWNNGVQPLMRNEITQEAAFGEISQPFREFMMGQVRDKDLRLFEDLADPSFRTGDDGIVDFRVLVPAFMISELRRGFEIGFLIVLPFLVIDLVVATLTMSMGMMMLPPTVISLPFKILFFVLIDGWNILVGSLIRSFS, encoded by the coding sequence ATGAAAAAACTTCTTGGTCTTGGCGTTCTCCTGACGCTCGCTCTCACCGTTTCCGCACAGGCGCAGCAGCCGCTGACGCTCGACAATCTGCTGCCTGCAGGCAGTGGTGCTGCGAGCGGTCAGATCGTGCAGTTGTTCGGACTTCTGACGGTGCTTTCCATTGCGCCGGGCCTGCTCATCATGGTGACGAGCTTCACGCGTTTTGCCATCGCCTTTTCGCTTTTGCGTTCGGGGCTTGGCCTCCAGACCGCGCCTGCCAGCATGGTGATGATCTCGCTTGCCCTGTTCATGACCTTCTATGTCATGGCGCCCGCCTTCGACCGGGCCTGGAACAATGGCGTGCAGCCCCTGATGCGCAATGAAATCACGCAGGAAGCTGCTTTCGGTGAAATATCGCAGCCTTTCCGTGAATTCATGATGGGGCAGGTGCGTGACAAGGACCTGCGGCTCTTTGAAGATCTCGCTGATCCATCGTTCCGCACCGGCGATGACGGTATCGTCGATTTCCGCGTGCTGGTTCCAGCCTTCATGATCTCGGAACTGCGGCGTGGTTTTGAAATCGGCTTCCTGATCGTGCTGCCATTTCTGGTGATCGACCTCGTCGTGGCGACGCTCACCATGTCGATGGGTATGATGATGCTGCCGCCGACGGTGATCTCGCTGCCGTTCAAGATTCTGTTCTTCGTGCTGATCGACGGCTGGAATATTCTGGTCGGAAGCCTCATACGATCCTTTTCGTAG
- a CDS encoding flagellar basal body-associated FliL family protein: protein MSDTTVTEKDGKAKGSLTGLLAAVAVLTVIAGGGGWYLGGMISADQLASAKPSGKEDKPKQGDFESRSIGTVVPLQPIITNLGIPQNTWVRLEASLVAKPGHEIPAAVAASVGDDFLSFLRSVNLMQLQGAAGLAYLRSDLEERARLRSEGAVERVFISALVVE from the coding sequence ATGAGTGATACGACGGTAACGGAAAAAGACGGTAAGGCGAAAGGCTCCCTGACGGGGCTGCTGGCGGCTGTCGCGGTTCTGACCGTCATCGCGGGCGGTGGCGGCTGGTATCTGGGCGGCATGATTTCCGCCGATCAGCTGGCATCGGCCAAACCTTCCGGCAAGGAAGACAAGCCGAAGCAGGGCGACTTCGAATCGCGTTCCATCGGCACCGTCGTGCCCCTGCAGCCGATCATCACCAATCTCGGCATTCCGCAGAACACCTGGGTGCGTCTCGAAGCCTCGCTGGTGGCAAAGCCGGGCCATGAAATTCCGGCGGCGGTGGCGGCAAGCGTCGGCGATGATTTCCTGAGCTTCCTGCGCAGTGTCAACCTCATGCAATTGCAGGGCGCGGCCGGGCTTGCCTATTTGCGCTCCGATTTGGAAGAACGTGCGCGCCTGCGTTCGGAAGGCGCTGTCGAACGCGTTTTCATTTCGGCATTGGTCGTAGAATGA
- the flgG gene encoding flagellar basal-body rod protein FlgG has protein sequence MKALTIAATGMNAQQLNLEVIANNIANINTTGFKRARAEFSDLLYQSERTAGVPNQANQSIVPEGALVGLGVQTAAVRNLHMQGSFNQTGNPFDLALTGKGWFQIQSPTGETLYARAGAFNKNADGQLVTLDGNPVEPAITIPPDAVEVTVTDTGQVFAKLQDQVNQVDLGQLTLANFTNEAGLEPLGGNLYRETEASGGPLVGVPGDPGYGSIKQGYLEASNVDPVKEITDLITAQRAYEMNSKVIQAADEMAATVSKNLR, from the coding sequence ATGAAAGCCCTGACGATCGCCGCCACCGGCATGAACGCCCAGCAGCTCAATCTGGAAGTGATTGCCAACAACATCGCCAATATCAACACAACGGGCTTCAAGCGCGCGCGTGCGGAATTTTCCGATCTTCTTTATCAGTCCGAGCGTACGGCAGGCGTGCCCAATCAGGCTAACCAGTCCATCGTGCCGGAAGGCGCTCTGGTTGGCCTTGGCGTGCAGACGGCAGCGGTGCGCAATCTCCATATGCAGGGCAGTTTCAACCAGACCGGCAATCCATTCGATCTGGCTTTGACCGGCAAGGGCTGGTTTCAGATTCAGAGCCCGACCGGCGAGACGCTTTATGCGCGCGCTGGCGCGTTCAACAAGAATGCCGATGGCCAGCTTGTGACGCTCGATGGCAATCCTGTCGAACCGGCGATCACCATTCCGCCAGACGCCGTTGAAGTGACGGTCACCGATACGGGACAGGTTTTCGCCAAGCTGCAGGATCAGGTCAATCAGGTCGATCTCGGCCAGCTGACCCTCGCCAACTTCACCAATGAAGCGGGTCTGGAGCCGCTCGGCGGCAATCTCTATCGCGAGACGGAAGCATCCGGCGGTCCGCTGGTCGGCGTGCCAGGCGATCCGGGCTACGGCTCGATCAAGCAGGGCTATCTCGAAGCGTCGAATGTCGATCCGGTGAAGGAAATCACCGATCTCATCACGGCGCAGCGTGCCTATGAAATGAATTCCAAGGTTATTCAGGCTGCCGACGAAATGGCGGCAACCGTATCGAAGAACTTGCGCTGA
- a CDS encoding flagellin N-terminal helical domain-containing protein, translating to MASILTNSSALTALQTLSSTNKALESTQNRISTGLKVAGASDNAAYWSIATTMRSDNKANSVVQDSLGLGAGKVDTAYTAMNKAIEVVDQIKQKVLLAKTSGAEDRAKIQSEIATYVAQLKDNVSGANYAGSNLLTSDSSKDTADPTATPAVAESNSLNVITSYNRDASGKVTTGTISVNYSTTRLIDSGTGTAAGVLDKNGGASAKSILDINVADLTGVTDYDATDVAGTEGAAFDNLLTDIEAALGSMATSAAELGAAKARIDMQKDFVSSLSDSIEKGVGQLVDADMNKESARLSALQVQQQLGVQALSIANSSNQNILSLFRG from the coding sequence ATGGCTAGCATTCTTACAAATTCGTCGGCTCTGACCGCTCTCCAGACGCTTTCTTCGACCAACAAGGCACTGGAATCAACCCAGAACCGTATCTCGACCGGTCTCAAGGTTGCCGGTGCATCCGACAACGCTGCTTACTGGTCCATCGCAACGACCATGCGTTCGGACAACAAAGCCAACTCGGTTGTGCAGGATTCGCTCGGCCTCGGTGCTGGCAAGGTTGACACAGCTTATACGGCCATGAACAAGGCCATCGAAGTTGTTGACCAGATCAAGCAGAAGGTTCTTCTTGCGAAGACTTCTGGTGCGGAAGATCGCGCCAAGATTCAGAGCGAAATCGCAACCTATGTTGCTCAGCTCAAGGACAATGTTTCCGGCGCCAACTATGCCGGCTCCAACCTGCTGACCTCGGATTCGTCGAAGGACACCGCTGATCCTACTGCCACCCCGGCAGTAGCTGAAAGCAATTCGCTCAACGTCATCACCTCTTACAACCGTGATGCTTCGGGCAAGGTAACGACCGGCACGATTTCCGTGAATTACTCCACGACGCGCCTTATCGATTCCGGCACCGGCACGGCTGCCGGCGTTCTCGACAAGAACGGCGGTGCATCTGCCAAGTCGATCCTCGACATCAATGTCGCTGATCTGACCGGCGTTACGGATTATGACGCTACGGACGTGGCTGGGACCGAAGGCGCGGCATTCGACAACCTCCTGACCGACATTGAAGCCGCTCTCGGCTCGATGGCAACTTCTGCTGCTGAATTGGGTGCCGCAAAGGCACGCATCGACATGCAGAAGGATTTCGTTTCGAGCCTTTCGGACTCGATCGAAAAGGGCGTTGGCCAGCTCGTTGACGCTGACATGAACAAGGAATCGGCACGTCTGTCGGCTCTTCAGGTTCAGCAGCAGCTCGGCGTTCAGGCTCTGTCGATTGCCAACTCGTCGAACCAGAACATCCTGTCGCTGTTCCGCGGCTAA
- the fliF gene encoding flagellar basal-body MS-ring/collar protein FliF, whose protein sequence is MAVVWMQQNFQQLIEQLKGTLGKLGARKLIALGLVGAALMGAILYTSIYLSRPSYETLYVGLSRDDVNRMGLALGEAGIPFDVKADGSSILVPIGKAENARMYLAEKGLPTSNNAGYELFDNMGSLGLTSFMQEITRVRALEGEIARTIQAIRGVKAARVHIVMAEKGSFRRGDQKPSASVVIRAEGGFAAESAQSIRQLVAAAVPSLDASAVTVLDTNGRLLASAGEAANGAALMTASLEQQVAGNVDDSIRKALAPYLGIGHFQTSVQAVLDTDRRQINETTYDPESRVERSVRVVRESGDSRNNRNDNATGVEQNIPQEEIQNRNGESSTEKTDRREELTNYEMNSKTVSTVSDGYTVKRLSIAVVIDQARLLETAGTTPPPANFVDQQITKIRDLVATAAGLNADRGDVINVTAVNFLDPAGADMEPVSTPWTDTVLRQSGSYVNALAILAAVGLLIWFGLRPLLRDQNAKPTGTEVAVRETSEVAMPNFVGGQAAGEGVQAVIGGPEAYADQMKTSLSDLRQRMRMPAKLRLEQMIDMDEERVASILKQWIHETAASREAQPLRESAVKASAMPELEAA, encoded by the coding sequence ATGGCGGTGGTGTGGATGCAGCAGAATTTCCAGCAATTGATCGAACAGCTCAAGGGTACGCTCGGCAAGCTCGGCGCGCGAAAACTCATCGCGCTCGGACTGGTGGGCGCGGCACTCATGGGCGCGATCCTCTATACGAGCATCTATCTGAGCCGCCCATCCTACGAGACGCTCTATGTCGGCCTTTCGCGTGACGACGTGAACCGCATGGGCCTTGCGCTCGGTGAAGCAGGCATTCCTTTCGACGTGAAGGCTGACGGCTCGTCCATCCTCGTGCCCATCGGCAAGGCTGAAAATGCCCGCATGTATCTGGCTGAAAAGGGCCTGCCGACCTCGAACAATGCCGGTTACGAGCTGTTCGACAATATGGGTTCGCTCGGCCTCACATCGTTCATGCAGGAAATCACCCGCGTTCGTGCGCTTGAAGGCGAAATCGCCCGCACCATCCAGGCCATTCGTGGTGTGAAAGCCGCGCGCGTTCACATAGTCATGGCAGAAAAAGGCTCGTTCCGTCGTGGCGACCAGAAGCCGTCCGCCTCGGTCGTCATCCGCGCCGAAGGCGGCTTTGCTGCCGAATCTGCACAGTCCATCCGCCAGCTGGTCGCTGCCGCCGTTCCATCGCTCGATGCTTCCGCCGTCACTGTTCTTGACACCAACGGTCGTCTGCTGGCATCGGCTGGCGAAGCTGCCAATGGCGCAGCCCTCATGACCGCCTCGCTGGAACAGCAGGTTGCAGGCAATGTAGACGACAGCATCCGCAAGGCGCTTGCGCCCTATCTCGGCATTGGCCATTTCCAGACGAGCGTTCAAGCCGTGCTCGATACGGACCGCCGCCAGATCAACGAGACGACCTACGATCCTGAATCCCGCGTCGAGCGTTCCGTACGTGTTGTCCGTGAAAGCGGCGATTCCCGCAACAATCGTAACGACAATGCAACCGGTGTGGAACAGAACATTCCGCAGGAAGAAATCCAGAACCGCAACGGCGAAAGCTCGACGGAAAAGACCGACCGCCGCGAGGAACTGACCAATTACGAAATGAACAGCAAGACTGTCTCCACCGTCAGCGATGGTTATACCGTCAAGCGGCTGTCCATTGCCGTGGTCATCGATCAGGCGCGCCTTCTGGAAACTGCGGGTACCACACCGCCGCCTGCCAATTTCGTCGATCAGCAGATCACCAAGATCCGCGACCTCGTTGCAACGGCTGCCGGTCTCAATGCGGATCGCGGTGACGTCATTAATGTGACGGCGGTGAACTTCCTCGACCCTGCCGGTGCCGATATGGAGCCGGTCTCCACGCCGTGGACCGATACTGTGCTTCGCCAGAGCGGCTCTTATGTCAATGCGCTTGCAATCCTTGCCGCCGTTGGTCTCCTGATCTGGTTCGGTCTGCGTCCGCTGCTGCGTGACCAGAATGCCAAGCCAACCGGCACGGAAGTGGCCGTCCGCGAGACGAGTGAAGTGGCAATGCCGAATTTCGTCGGCGGTCAGGCGGCTGGTGAAGGCGTGCAGGCTGTCATCGGTGGGCCGGAGGCCTATGCCGATCAGATGAAGACCAGCCTCAGCGATCTTCGCCAGCGCATGCGCATGCCTGCCAAGCTACGTCTGGAGCAGATGATCGACATGGATGAGGAGCGCGTCGCCTCCATTCTCAAGCAGTGGATTCACGAAACCGCCGCGAGCCGCGAAGCCCAACCATTGAGGGAATCGGCCGTAAAGGCTTCGGCCATGCCGGAGCTTGAGGCGGCCTGA
- the flgH gene encoding flagellar basal body L-ring protein FlgH, which translates to MKNSMNKATLTAAVLVLLAGCATKPEEIGRAPDLSPVAAHLGMQNNPQSNGYPARPSKATYSLWDQRSTNFFKDPRAATPGDVLTVIISINDRANLDNKTDRERVSKGIYGAGGSFATSSSTGAGAGGDMDASLNTHSDSKSKGKGTIERSEDIRLQVAAIVTDTLPNGNMIIRGSQEVRVNNELRVLNVAGVVRPRDISGNNTISYDKIAEARISYGGRGRLSEIQQPPYGQQILDQVSPF; encoded by the coding sequence ATGAAAAACAGCATGAACAAAGCAACCCTTACAGCAGCAGTACTGGTTCTTCTGGCCGGTTGTGCCACCAAGCCGGAGGAAATCGGTCGGGCACCCGATCTGTCCCCGGTTGCGGCCCATCTTGGTATGCAGAACAATCCGCAGTCCAACGGCTATCCGGCGCGTCCGAGCAAGGCGACCTATTCGCTCTGGGACCAGCGTTCGACCAATTTCTTCAAGGATCCGCGTGCGGCGACGCCGGGTGATGTCCTGACCGTCATCATTTCAATCAACGACCGCGCCAATCTCGATAACAAGACGGATCGCGAGCGTGTGTCGAAGGGCATTTACGGTGCCGGTGGTTCGTTTGCCACGAGCAGCAGCACGGGTGCCGGTGCCGGCGGCGACATGGATGCTTCGCTCAACACCCATTCCGACAGCAAGTCGAAGGGTAAGGGCACCATCGAGCGCAGTGAAGATATCCGCCTGCAGGTTGCTGCCATCGTCACCGATACGCTGCCCAATGGAAACATGATCATCCGCGGGTCTCAGGAAGTGCGCGTCAACAATGAGCTGCGCGTGCTGAATGTCGCCGGTGTCGTGCGTCCGCGCGATATTTCCGGCAATAACACGATTTCCTACGACAAGATTGCCGAGGCCCGCATTTCCTATGGTGGCCGCGGACGTCTGAGCGAGATTCAGCAGCCGCCTTACGGCCAGCAGATTCTCGATCAGGTTTCTCCGTTCTAG